The Trichosurus vulpecula isolate mTriVul1 chromosome 4, mTriVul1.pri, whole genome shotgun sequence genome contains a region encoding:
- the PRG4 gene encoding proteoglycan 4 isoform X2, whose amino-acid sequence MEWKVLPIHLLVFCLFLIQVSSQDLPSCAGRCGEGYTRDAACNCDYNCQYYMECCPDYKKVCTVELSCKGRCFESFARGRECDCDAACKKYGKCCSDYEDFCEEIHNPTTPPPPPKTPRPSPKTPRPPPEAQTVKSTTKRSPKTPKKRTPDKVVESEEITEAKDSKKKRTPKDKPTPAPPVVDDAGSGLDNGPFKPTAAPDTDVPTSQPNKVTTTFKMTTAAPPVTSKDSNKVTSKETATTTEKETSTAAKETSVVTKEVTSTDKQTSTTAKETTTSAKETLTTETMTAVKDPNPTPKDPKPTPKDPEPTPKEPKPTPEDPKPTPKDPKPTPENTKPTPVDPKPTPKDPKPTPEDPKPTPKDSKPTPEDPKPTPKDLKPKPEDPKPTPKDPKPKPEDPKPTPKDPKPKPEDPKPTPKDSRPTPKEPKPTPKDPKPTPEDPNPIPEDPKPTPEDPKPTPKDPKPTPEDPKPTPKDPKPKPEDPKPTPKDSKPTPEEPKPTPKDPKPTPEDPKLTPEDPKPTPKDSKPKPEDPKPTPKDPKPIPEDPKPIPEDPKPTPEDPKPTPKDPKPKPEDLKPTPNDPKPTPEELKPTPKDPKPTPEDPKPASKDPKPTPEDPKPTSKDSKPTPKDPKLTPKDPEPTPEDPAPFPKDATSAPTISEVTTIAEDKVMEKDTPTPKITTVPPKVTSTTTKVTTRTVSSPKVTTKVTTTTAKATTTATKVTTTTAKETTTKAEETATVSDDKTPSPKVTTPTPKKPTPKVTTTTTKMTTTTTKATSAAPDETTAAPKVTPKPKTTTVPKVTTQKTTTTTKETTTTKDETTATPKVTPKPKVTTTVPKVTTQKTTTTTKETTTTKDETTATPKVTPKPKVTTTVPKVTTQKTTTTTKETTTTKVTTAVPDETTPVPKVTPKPKVTTTVPKVTTSKPMKTTTPTKETTTKAKETTVVTKDRTTPLLPTPDPKMTNKKTTPAPKEPVTTPKIITTTEETSTATELNSTPLAETILQTTPGPNRRPDSEITSSLTIKEVTPKNENLNIFEQKPYLNPRPPVFIPIGIPGSSIYGGRPSQGIINIPMLSDETNLCNGKPVDGLTTLRNGTMVAFRGHYFWLLNPFTPPSPARRITEVWGIPSPIDTVFTRCNCEGKTFFFKDSQYWRFTNDVKDPGYPKPIVKGFGGLNGKIVAALSIAKYKNRPESVYFFKKGGTIQQYTYQQEPTKKCSRRKSPINYSVYGEPTQVRRRRYERALVPSQTHTIRISYSPVRVTYQKGLLHNEAKVNTVWRGLPNMVTSAIALPNIRKPDGYDYYAFSKDRYYNIDVPSRTANLIVTRTGQTLSNAWYKCP is encoded by the exons TACATAATCCaaccacaccaccaccacctccaaagACTCCACGGCCATCTCCAAAGACTCCACGGCCACCTCCAGAAGCTCAAACCGTCAAATCAACAACTAAACGTTCCCCGAAAACTCCCAAGAAGAGGACCCCTGACAAAGTGGTAGAATCAGAGGAAATAACAGAAG CTAAAGATTCAAAGAAGAAGAGAACCCCCAAAGACAAGCCTACTCCAGCGCCTCCAGTTGTAGATGATGCAGGAAGTGGATTAGACAATGGACCTTTCAAGCCCACTGCTGCTCCTGACACTGATGTTCCTACCTCCCAGCCCAATAAAGTCACCACAACATTCAAAATGACAACAGCAGCACCTCCAGTAACCTCCAAGGACAGTAATAAGGTCACGTCTAAAGAGACAGCTACCACGACTGAAAAGGAGACATCAACAGCTGCTAAAGAGACATCAGTTGTAACAAAAGAGGTGACTAGTACAGATAAACAGACCTCAACTACAGCTAAAGAGACAACTACTTCAGCAAAAGAAACACTGACCACAGAGACAATGACAGCTGTTAAAGACCCTAATCCCACACCTAAGGATCCAAAGCCCACACCCAAGGACCCTGAGCCTACACCTAAGGAGCCTAAGCCTACACCTGAGGATCCTAAACCCACACCCAAAGACCCCAAACCTACACCTGAGAACACTAAACCTACACCCGTGGACCCTAAGCCCACACCCAAAGACCCCAAACCGACACCCGAGGACCCTAAGCCCACACCCAAAGACTCCAAACCGACACCCGAGGACCCTAAGCCCACACCCAAAGACCTCAAACCTAAACCTGAGGACCCTAAGCCCACACCCAAAGACCCCAAACCTAAACCTGAGGACCCTAAGCCCACACCCAAAGACCCCAAACCTAAACCTGAGGACCCTAAGCCCACACCCAAAGACTCCAGACCTACACCCAAGGAACCTAAGCCCACACCCAAAGACCCCAAACCTACACCTGAAGACCCTAACCCTATACCTGAGGACCCTAAACCTACACCTGAGGACCCTAAGCCCACACCCAAAGACCCCAAACCAACACCCGAGGACCCTAAGCCCACACCCAAAGACCCCAAACCTAAACCTGAGGATCCTAAGCCCACACCCAAAGACTCCAAACCTACACCCGAGGAACCTAAGCCCACACCCAAAGATCCCAAACCTACACCTGAGGACCCTAAACTTACACCTGAGGACCCTAAGCCCACACCCAAAGACTCCAAACCTAAACCTGAGGACCCTAAGCCCACACCCAAAGATCCCAAACCTATACCTGAAGACCCTAAACCTATACCTGAGGACCCTAAACCTACACCTGAGGACCCTAAGCCCACACCCAAAGACCCCAAACCTAAACCCGAGGACCTTAAGCCCACACCCAACGACCCTAAACCGACACCTGAAGAACTTAAGCCCACACCCAAAGACCCCAAACCTACACCTGAGGACCCTAAGCCTGCATCCAAAGATCCCAAACCTACACCTGAGGACCCTAAGCCCACATCCAAAGACTCTAAACCCACACCCAAAGACCCTAAACTTACACCTAAGGACCCTGAGCCTACACCTGAGGACCCTGCACCTTTCCCCAAAGATGCAACTTCTGCACCTACTATATCTGAAGTGACTACAATTGCTGAGGATAAAGTAATGGAAAAAGATACACCTACTCCAAAAATTACAACTGTTCCACCTAAGGTGACAAGTACAACCACTAAAGTGACAACGAGAACAGTCAGTTCACCAAAAGTGACAACTAAAGTGACAACTACTACAGCTAAAGCAACGACTACTGCCACCAAAGTGACAACTACTACTGCTAAAGAGACAACTACCAAAGCCGAAGAAACAGCGACTGTATCTGATGATAAAACTCCTTCTCCTAAAGTGACGACTCCTACACCTAAAAAGCCAACTCCTAAGGTGACAACGACAACAaccaaaatgacaacaacaaccaccaaagCAACAAGTGCTGCACCGGATGAGACCACTGCTGCCCCCAAAGTGACCCCTAAGCCTAAAACGACAACTGTCCCTAAAGTGACAACACAGAagacaaccaccacaacaaaagaGACAACAACAACCAAAGATGAAACTACTGCTACCCCCAAAGTGACCCCTAAGCCTAAAGTGACCACAACTGTCCCTAAAGTGACAACACAGAagacaaccaccacaacaaaagaGACAACCACAACCAAAGATGAAACTACTGCTACCCCCAAAGTGACCCCTAAGCCTAAAGTGACCACAACTGTCCCTAAAGTGACAACACAGAagacaaccaccacaacaaaagaGACAACCACAACCAAAGTGACAACTGCTGTACCAGATGAGACCACTCCTGTCCCCAAAGTGACCCCTAAGCCTAAAGTGACAACAACTGTCCCTAAAGTGACAACATCGAAACCAATGAAAACAACCACCCCAACAAAAGAAACAACCACAAAAGCTAAGGAAACAACTGTTGTAACAAAAGACAGAACTACTCCTTTGCTTCCAACTCCTGATCCTAAAATGACCAATAAGAAGACCACCCCTGCACCTAAGGAACCAGTAACTACACCCAAAATCATAACTACAACTGAAGAGACATCAACAGCAACTGAACTGAACTCTACGCCATTGGCTGAGACTATACTTCAAACCACTCCTGGACCCAACAGAAGGCCAGATTCTGAAATCACAAGCTCTCTTACCATAAAAGAAGTCactccaaaaaatgaaaatttaaacatttttgagCAGAAGCCTTACTTGAATCCTAGGCCTCCTGTGTTTATTCCAATAGGTATCCCAGGTTCTAGCATCTACGGGGGAAGACCCAGTCAAGGCATTATCAACATCCCAATGCTTTCAG ATGAGACTAACTTATGCAATGGGAAGCCAGTAGATGGACTGACTACTTTGCGCAATGGGACAATGGTTGCATTTCGAG GTCATTATTTCTGGTTGCTGAATCCATTCACTCCACCATCACCAGCTCGGAGAATTACTGAGGTTTGGGGTATCCCTTCTCCCATTGACACTGTTTTTACTAGATGTAACTGtgaaggaaaaactttcttttttaag GATTCTCAGTACTGGCGATTCACCAATGATGTAAAAGATCCAGGTTATCCTAAACCAATTGTTAAAGGATTTGGAGGTCTAAATGGGAAAATAGTGGCAGCTTTATCAATAGCAAAATACAAAAACAGGCCGGAATCTGTGTATTTTTTCAAGAAAG gtGGCACCATTCAACAGTATACTTACCAACAGGAACCAACTAAAAAGTGTTCTAGAAGAAAATCCCCTATAAACTATTCAGTTTATGGAGAACCCACCCAAGTCAGGAGGCGTCGCTATGAACGGGCTCTTGTTCCCTCCCAAACACATACCATTAGAATAAGCTATTCACCTGTCAGAGTCACTTATCAAAAAG GTCTCCTGCATAATGAAGCTAAAGTGAATACGGTATGGAGAGGTCTTCCAAACATGGTTACCTCAGCTATAGCATTGCCTAACATTAGAAAACCTGATGGTTATGATTACTATGCCTTTTCTAAAG ATCGATATTACAACATTGATGTGCCTAGCAGAACAGCAAACTTAATCGTCACCCGTACAGGACAGACGTTATCCAACGCCTGGTATAAATGTCCTTAA
- the PRG4 gene encoding proteoglycan 4 isoform X1: protein MEWKVLPIHLLVFCLFLIQVSSQDLPSCAGRCGEGYTRDAACNCDYNCQYYMECCPDYKKVCTVELSCKGRCFESFARGRECDCDAACKKYGKCCSDYEDFCEEIHNPTTPPPPPKTPRPSPKTPRPPPEAQTVKSTTKRSPKTPKKRTPDKVVESEEITEEHSVSENQESSSSSSSSSSTVRKTKSSKNSAANTAPKKKPKAKDSKKKRTPKDKPTPAPPVVDDAGSGLDNGPFKPTAAPDTDVPTSQPNKVTTTFKMTTAAPPVTSKDSNKVTSKETATTTEKETSTAAKETSVVTKEVTSTDKQTSTTAKETTTSAKETLTTETMTAVKDPNPTPKDPKPTPKDPEPTPKEPKPTPEDPKPTPKDPKPTPENTKPTPVDPKPTPKDPKPTPEDPKPTPKDSKPTPEDPKPTPKDLKPKPEDPKPTPKDPKPKPEDPKPTPKDPKPKPEDPKPTPKDSRPTPKEPKPTPKDPKPTPEDPNPIPEDPKPTPEDPKPTPKDPKPTPEDPKPTPKDPKPKPEDPKPTPKDSKPTPEEPKPTPKDPKPTPEDPKLTPEDPKPTPKDSKPKPEDPKPTPKDPKPIPEDPKPIPEDPKPTPEDPKPTPKDPKPKPEDLKPTPNDPKPTPEELKPTPKDPKPTPEDPKPASKDPKPTPEDPKPTSKDSKPTPKDPKLTPKDPEPTPEDPAPFPKDATSAPTISEVTTIAEDKVMEKDTPTPKITTVPPKVTSTTTKVTTRTVSSPKVTTKVTTTTAKATTTATKVTTTTAKETTTKAEETATVSDDKTPSPKVTTPTPKKPTPKVTTTTTKMTTTTTKATSAAPDETTAAPKVTPKPKTTTVPKVTTQKTTTTTKETTTTKDETTATPKVTPKPKVTTTVPKVTTQKTTTTTKETTTTKDETTATPKVTPKPKVTTTVPKVTTQKTTTTTKETTTTKVTTAVPDETTPVPKVTPKPKVTTTVPKVTTSKPMKTTTPTKETTTKAKETTVVTKDRTTPLLPTPDPKMTNKKTTPAPKEPVTTPKIITTTEETSTATELNSTPLAETILQTTPGPNRRPDSEITSSLTIKEVTPKNENLNIFEQKPYLNPRPPVFIPIGIPGSSIYGGRPSQGIINIPMLSDETNLCNGKPVDGLTTLRNGTMVAFRGHYFWLLNPFTPPSPARRITEVWGIPSPIDTVFTRCNCEGKTFFFKDSQYWRFTNDVKDPGYPKPIVKGFGGLNGKIVAALSIAKYKNRPESVYFFKKGGTIQQYTYQQEPTKKCSRRKSPINYSVYGEPTQVRRRRYERALVPSQTHTIRISYSPVRVTYQKGLLHNEAKVNTVWRGLPNMVTSAIALPNIRKPDGYDYYAFSKDRYYNIDVPSRTANLIVTRTGQTLSNAWYKCP, encoded by the exons TACATAATCCaaccacaccaccaccacctccaaagACTCCACGGCCATCTCCAAAGACTCCACGGCCACCTCCAGAAGCTCAAACCGTCAAATCAACAACTAAACGTTCCCCGAAAACTCCCAAGAAGAGGACCCCTGACAAAGTGGTAGAATCAGAGGAAATAACAGAAG AACATTCTGTTTCTGAAAATCAggaatcctcctcttcctcttcttcttcctcttcaactGTTCGGAAAACCAAGTCTTCTAAAAATTCAGCTGCTAATACAGCACCCAAGAAGAAACCCAAAG CTAAAGATTCAAAGAAGAAGAGAACCCCCAAAGACAAGCCTACTCCAGCGCCTCCAGTTGTAGATGATGCAGGAAGTGGATTAGACAATGGACCTTTCAAGCCCACTGCTGCTCCTGACACTGATGTTCCTACCTCCCAGCCCAATAAAGTCACCACAACATTCAAAATGACAACAGCAGCACCTCCAGTAACCTCCAAGGACAGTAATAAGGTCACGTCTAAAGAGACAGCTACCACGACTGAAAAGGAGACATCAACAGCTGCTAAAGAGACATCAGTTGTAACAAAAGAGGTGACTAGTACAGATAAACAGACCTCAACTACAGCTAAAGAGACAACTACTTCAGCAAAAGAAACACTGACCACAGAGACAATGACAGCTGTTAAAGACCCTAATCCCACACCTAAGGATCCAAAGCCCACACCCAAGGACCCTGAGCCTACACCTAAGGAGCCTAAGCCTACACCTGAGGATCCTAAACCCACACCCAAAGACCCCAAACCTACACCTGAGAACACTAAACCTACACCCGTGGACCCTAAGCCCACACCCAAAGACCCCAAACCGACACCCGAGGACCCTAAGCCCACACCCAAAGACTCCAAACCGACACCCGAGGACCCTAAGCCCACACCCAAAGACCTCAAACCTAAACCTGAGGACCCTAAGCCCACACCCAAAGACCCCAAACCTAAACCTGAGGACCCTAAGCCCACACCCAAAGACCCCAAACCTAAACCTGAGGACCCTAAGCCCACACCCAAAGACTCCAGACCTACACCCAAGGAACCTAAGCCCACACCCAAAGACCCCAAACCTACACCTGAAGACCCTAACCCTATACCTGAGGACCCTAAACCTACACCTGAGGACCCTAAGCCCACACCCAAAGACCCCAAACCAACACCCGAGGACCCTAAGCCCACACCCAAAGACCCCAAACCTAAACCTGAGGATCCTAAGCCCACACCCAAAGACTCCAAACCTACACCCGAGGAACCTAAGCCCACACCCAAAGATCCCAAACCTACACCTGAGGACCCTAAACTTACACCTGAGGACCCTAAGCCCACACCCAAAGACTCCAAACCTAAACCTGAGGACCCTAAGCCCACACCCAAAGATCCCAAACCTATACCTGAAGACCCTAAACCTATACCTGAGGACCCTAAACCTACACCTGAGGACCCTAAGCCCACACCCAAAGACCCCAAACCTAAACCCGAGGACCTTAAGCCCACACCCAACGACCCTAAACCGACACCTGAAGAACTTAAGCCCACACCCAAAGACCCCAAACCTACACCTGAGGACCCTAAGCCTGCATCCAAAGATCCCAAACCTACACCTGAGGACCCTAAGCCCACATCCAAAGACTCTAAACCCACACCCAAAGACCCTAAACTTACACCTAAGGACCCTGAGCCTACACCTGAGGACCCTGCACCTTTCCCCAAAGATGCAACTTCTGCACCTACTATATCTGAAGTGACTACAATTGCTGAGGATAAAGTAATGGAAAAAGATACACCTACTCCAAAAATTACAACTGTTCCACCTAAGGTGACAAGTACAACCACTAAAGTGACAACGAGAACAGTCAGTTCACCAAAAGTGACAACTAAAGTGACAACTACTACAGCTAAAGCAACGACTACTGCCACCAAAGTGACAACTACTACTGCTAAAGAGACAACTACCAAAGCCGAAGAAACAGCGACTGTATCTGATGATAAAACTCCTTCTCCTAAAGTGACGACTCCTACACCTAAAAAGCCAACTCCTAAGGTGACAACGACAACAaccaaaatgacaacaacaaccaccaaagCAACAAGTGCTGCACCGGATGAGACCACTGCTGCCCCCAAAGTGACCCCTAAGCCTAAAACGACAACTGTCCCTAAAGTGACAACACAGAagacaaccaccacaacaaaagaGACAACAACAACCAAAGATGAAACTACTGCTACCCCCAAAGTGACCCCTAAGCCTAAAGTGACCACAACTGTCCCTAAAGTGACAACACAGAagacaaccaccacaacaaaagaGACAACCACAACCAAAGATGAAACTACTGCTACCCCCAAAGTGACCCCTAAGCCTAAAGTGACCACAACTGTCCCTAAAGTGACAACACAGAagacaaccaccacaacaaaagaGACAACCACAACCAAAGTGACAACTGCTGTACCAGATGAGACCACTCCTGTCCCCAAAGTGACCCCTAAGCCTAAAGTGACAACAACTGTCCCTAAAGTGACAACATCGAAACCAATGAAAACAACCACCCCAACAAAAGAAACAACCACAAAAGCTAAGGAAACAACTGTTGTAACAAAAGACAGAACTACTCCTTTGCTTCCAACTCCTGATCCTAAAATGACCAATAAGAAGACCACCCCTGCACCTAAGGAACCAGTAACTACACCCAAAATCATAACTACAACTGAAGAGACATCAACAGCAACTGAACTGAACTCTACGCCATTGGCTGAGACTATACTTCAAACCACTCCTGGACCCAACAGAAGGCCAGATTCTGAAATCACAAGCTCTCTTACCATAAAAGAAGTCactccaaaaaatgaaaatttaaacatttttgagCAGAAGCCTTACTTGAATCCTAGGCCTCCTGTGTTTATTCCAATAGGTATCCCAGGTTCTAGCATCTACGGGGGAAGACCCAGTCAAGGCATTATCAACATCCCAATGCTTTCAG ATGAGACTAACTTATGCAATGGGAAGCCAGTAGATGGACTGACTACTTTGCGCAATGGGACAATGGTTGCATTTCGAG GTCATTATTTCTGGTTGCTGAATCCATTCACTCCACCATCACCAGCTCGGAGAATTACTGAGGTTTGGGGTATCCCTTCTCCCATTGACACTGTTTTTACTAGATGTAACTGtgaaggaaaaactttcttttttaag GATTCTCAGTACTGGCGATTCACCAATGATGTAAAAGATCCAGGTTATCCTAAACCAATTGTTAAAGGATTTGGAGGTCTAAATGGGAAAATAGTGGCAGCTTTATCAATAGCAAAATACAAAAACAGGCCGGAATCTGTGTATTTTTTCAAGAAAG gtGGCACCATTCAACAGTATACTTACCAACAGGAACCAACTAAAAAGTGTTCTAGAAGAAAATCCCCTATAAACTATTCAGTTTATGGAGAACCCACCCAAGTCAGGAGGCGTCGCTATGAACGGGCTCTTGTTCCCTCCCAAACACATACCATTAGAATAAGCTATTCACCTGTCAGAGTCACTTATCAAAAAG GTCTCCTGCATAATGAAGCTAAAGTGAATACGGTATGGAGAGGTCTTCCAAACATGGTTACCTCAGCTATAGCATTGCCTAACATTAGAAAACCTGATGGTTATGATTACTATGCCTTTTCTAAAG ATCGATATTACAACATTGATGTGCCTAGCAGAACAGCAAACTTAATCGTCACCCGTACAGGACAGACGTTATCCAACGCCTGGTATAAATGTCCTTAA